The proteins below are encoded in one region of Bacteroides uniformis:
- a CDS encoding glycosyl hydrolase family 18 protein, with protein MKRKLLFIIATVFLVAACHNDDYMPGLPAPGNEDNETEMAEQVAGRVALGYVTYYGTSIPDAKYLTHINYAFAELYVKNGIYEKFGLQGDKSRFDKVKKIKSQYPHVKILLSFTNSVSNTDNSQDGGFSALAKSPEMRKQFAQDCKAFVSSEGIDGIDIDWEFPGMTFSSNAYDELVDVENFTLLMKDLRAALGQSTLLTYAGYCMDKRPQGEGYKYIDVKAVDPYVDFVNIMAYDLVDAPQHQSALNKPSNYWDCQRSVDEYLNAGVSADKLVLGIPFYGRADFNAGGSINYRDILNLSKDDGYVIENWDTEGNVPYVTKNGSFYCGYDNPRSIAAKGEWILKNGMKGMMFWDYEGDDTMGTLRKALWNAVMKK; from the coding sequence ATGAAAAGGAAACTGCTATTTATAATAGCTACTGTCTTTCTAGTAGCTGCATGTCACAATGACGACTACATGCCCGGACTGCCAGCTCCGGGAAATGAAGACAACGAGACCGAAATGGCCGAGCAGGTTGCAGGCCGGGTTGCATTGGGCTACGTCACTTATTATGGCACATCCATACCCGATGCCAAATACCTGACCCACATAAACTACGCTTTTGCAGAATTATATGTTAAAAACGGAATTTATGAAAAGTTTGGCCTGCAAGGTGATAAATCCCGTTTTGATAAGGTAAAGAAAATAAAGAGCCAGTATCCACATGTGAAGATATTACTCTCTTTTACCAATAGCGTTTCCAATACTGACAATTCCCAGGACGGAGGTTTCTCCGCCCTGGCGAAGAGTCCGGAAATGCGCAAGCAATTCGCACAAGACTGCAAAGCCTTTGTTTCGAGTGAGGGCATAGACGGTATTGACATTGACTGGGAATTTCCCGGTATGACTTTCAGCAGCAATGCCTATGACGAGTTGGTAGATGTGGAAAACTTCACCCTATTGATGAAAGACCTGCGTGCAGCGTTGGGGCAGTCCACCCTATTGACCTATGCAGGTTATTGCATGGACAAGCGTCCCCAAGGCGAAGGCTATAAATATATTGATGTAAAGGCCGTAGACCCGTATGTAGATTTCGTCAATATCATGGCCTATGATCTGGTTGATGCCCCCCAGCATCAATCAGCATTGAACAAGCCAAGTAATTACTGGGACTGCCAGCGTTCCGTAGACGAATACCTGAATGCAGGGGTATCTGCCGACAAATTAGTGTTGGGAATTCCGTTCTACGGAAGAGCCGATTTCAATGCCGGCGGCAGCATCAATTATCGGGATATTCTCAACCTGAGTAAGGATGACGGCTATGTCATCGAAAATTGGGATACAGAAGGCAATGTCCCCTATGTCACCAAAAACGGCAGTTTCTACTGTGGTTACGACAATCCCCGCAGTATTGCCGCAAAAGGTGAATGGATATTAAAAAATGGCATGAAAGGCATGATGTTCTGGGATTATGAAGGCGATGACACCATGGGAACCCTACGCAAAGCGCTGTGGAATGCCGTCATGAAAAAATAA
- the queF gene encoding preQ(1) synthase → MTELKDQLSLLGRKTEYRQNYAPEVLEAFDNKHPGNDYWVRFNCPEFTSLCPITGQPDFAEIRICYIPDVKMVESKSLKLYLFSFRNHGAFHEDCVNIIMKDLIHLMNPKYIEVTGIFTPRGGISIYPYANYGRPGTKFEQMAEHRLMNRE, encoded by the coding sequence ATGACAGAATTGAAAGACCAACTTTCCCTTTTGGGGAGAAAGACAGAATACCGTCAGAACTATGCCCCCGAAGTATTGGAGGCATTTGATAACAAGCATCCCGGCAATGACTACTGGGTGCGTTTCAACTGCCCCGAATTCACCAGCCTCTGTCCCATCACGGGGCAACCGGACTTTGCAGAAATCCGTATTTGCTATATCCCCGATGTCAAGATGGTAGAGAGCAAGAGTTTGAAACTCTACTTGTTCAGCTTCCGCAATCATGGTGCTTTCCACGAGGATTGCGTGAACATCATAATGAAAGACCTCATTCATTTGATGAACCCTAAGTATATTGAGGTGACGGGTATCTTCACCCCGCGCGGAGGCATCTCCATTTATCCGTATGCCAATTACGGACGTCCCGGCACGAAGTTCGAGCAGATGGCAGAGCATCGTTTGATGAACCGTGAATGA
- a CDS encoding RagB/SusD family nutrient uptake outer membrane protein, with translation MKKILFIASAILILLSGCENFLDSELLTEKTTANFPETEKDAQEMVTAIYAHLLFESPETSSQYYIAQLAGDDCLGGNLSYSNNCATNFLMYSGNLNTFAGIWDRCYTLINRANNAINTMENVKSWSSESERNRLFGESYFLRAMAYYELAQVFGGVPLRTTLESTNLPRASVDEIYAQIAADLKNAIEMMPAKIYPKGSDMTGHATKYAAEAMMARVFLFYTGRYEKNELPNGTTKEEVISWIDDCVNNSGHKLVSDQRNIWAYTNDATEDNTEGFRYQYVINHNLKWEGNSSDETLFANKHNLKSDWTYTWFSNTCAQFYSPSADNYSNKDSYPFGTGWGAGPVSPAMVNEWKDWAAKQTYTDGYKEDPRLTGSIWSYKALDPNVAGNVLMDCTMDEGEPEYTVSYRYYEQTGYFQKKYININSYNEGKIEPFGKQMFPGISSQTSQQLLQIADLIHIRFADVLLMQSELKQDATGLNKVRARSHLAPVAYSLEAIKQERRWELAFESIRWWDILRWSGPSLEEAGDILNKQTGFNIINAATVVPMVKFDYKKRLQATQGYWPIPQDEIDISNGVLEQNPGWDASAQFSDWNNM, from the coding sequence ATGAAAAAGATATTATTCATAGCATCAGCAATACTGATTCTTCTTTCAGGATGCGAAAACTTCCTCGATTCGGAACTTTTGACCGAAAAGACAACCGCCAACTTCCCGGAGACAGAAAAGGATGCCCAAGAGATGGTGACGGCCATATACGCCCATCTGTTGTTTGAAAGTCCTGAAACCTCTTCCCAGTATTACATTGCCCAGTTGGCAGGTGACGACTGTCTGGGAGGCAACCTCTCCTACTCCAACAACTGTGCCACCAACTTCCTTATGTACAGTGGCAATCTGAATACATTTGCCGGTATCTGGGACCGTTGCTACACCCTTATCAACCGTGCCAACAATGCCATCAACACAATGGAGAATGTGAAATCATGGTCCAGCGAGAGCGAACGTAACCGACTTTTCGGTGAGTCCTACTTCCTGCGTGCCATGGCTTATTATGAGCTGGCACAAGTCTTTGGCGGAGTTCCTTTACGCACCACACTGGAAAGTACCAACCTGCCGCGTGCATCCGTAGACGAAATCTACGCCCAGATTGCAGCCGACTTGAAAAACGCCATTGAAATGATGCCGGCAAAGATTTATCCGAAAGGCTCAGACATGACCGGACACGCTACAAAATATGCTGCCGAAGCCATGATGGCACGTGTATTCCTTTTCTATACCGGACGCTACGAAAAAAACGAGCTCCCCAACGGAACTACCAAAGAGGAAGTCATCTCTTGGATAGATGACTGTGTAAACAACTCCGGTCATAAACTGGTGTCCGACCAACGCAACATCTGGGCCTACACCAACGATGCTACCGAAGACAATACCGAAGGGTTCCGTTACCAATACGTTATCAACCATAACCTGAAATGGGAAGGAAACAGTTCCGACGAAACTTTATTCGCCAACAAGCATAACCTGAAATCCGACTGGACCTATACCTGGTTCTCCAACACATGCGCGCAATTCTATTCACCGTCTGCCGACAACTATTCCAACAAAGACAGTTATCCCTTCGGCACCGGTTGGGGAGCTGGCCCTGTATCTCCGGCTATGGTCAACGAATGGAAAGACTGGGCCGCCAAGCAGACCTATACGGACGGTTACAAGGAGGATCCCCGTCTGACCGGTTCCATATGGTCGTACAAAGCACTTGATCCGAATGTTGCCGGCAATGTACTGATGGACTGCACCATGGACGAGGGTGAACCGGAATATACCGTATCCTATCGTTACTATGAACAAACCGGCTATTTCCAGAAAAAATACATCAATATCAATTCCTACAATGAAGGCAAAATCGAACCTTTCGGCAAGCAGATGTTCCCCGGAATATCTTCGCAGACATCCCAACAGCTACTCCAAATAGCCGACTTGATTCATATCCGTTTTGCCGACGTTCTGCTCATGCAGTCCGAGCTGAAACAAGACGCTACGGGTCTGAACAAGGTACGTGCCCGCTCCCACTTGGCTCCGGTGGCCTACTCCCTGGAAGCCATCAAGCAGGAACGCCGCTGGGAACTTGCATTCGAGTCCATCCGCTGGTGGGATATCCTTCGCTGGTCGGGTCCTTCGCTTGAGGAAGCCGGTGACATACTCAACAAACAGACCGGGTTCAATATAATAAATGCCGCTACGGTGGTACCGATGGTCAAATTCGACTATAAGAAACGCCTACAAGCAACCCAAGGCTACTGGCCCATTCCGCAAGACGAAATCGACATCTCCAATGGAGTCCTTGAGCAGAATCCAGGCTGGGATGCATCTGCCCAGTTCTCGGATTGGAACAATATGTAA
- a CDS encoding OmpP1/FadL family transporter yields MRKFSLIGIAMLIVSIPTFAGGILTNTNQHVSFLRMLARGASIDIDGVYSNPAGLAFLPEDGLYLSLNGQSAYQTRNIKATFPLFIEDGNTRYYKGKASAPFIPSFQGAYKKGDWTISGSFAVVGGGGKASFDDGLGMFDSMVMGQVHTISGGQITPNMYSINSAMDGSQFIYGVQLGLSYQVNDWLGVFAGGRMNYFTGGYEGFLTATAHSNIPTYGGMELVGIDLDCDQTGWGLTPILGADVKLGKWNIGLKYEFMTSLNLENKTKKAEVRAMGTAMGDEGNPLADYKDGVNTPSDIPALLTAAVGYEFLPTLRATLEYHHFFDKAAGMANDKQKALKHGTHEILIGAEWDIAKQLTISGGYQRTDYGLADDFQSDISFSCDSYSLGFGAAIKMTKHLTMNIAYFWTNYDDYTKKISETTKNVYSRTNKVFGLGVDYKF; encoded by the coding sequence ATGAGAAAATTTTCGTTGATTGGCATTGCGATGTTAATCGTTTCAATTCCAACTTTTGCGGGTGGTATCCTAACAAATACAAATCAGCATGTATCTTTTCTTAGAATGTTAGCGCGTGGTGCTTCCATTGATATTGACGGTGTCTATTCTAATCCGGCCGGTTTGGCCTTCTTGCCGGAAGATGGTCTCTATTTGTCTTTGAATGGACAAAGTGCTTATCAGACCCGTAACATAAAGGCGACATTTCCCTTGTTTATTGAAGATGGGAATACACGTTATTATAAAGGAAAAGCTTCTGCTCCTTTCATTCCTAGTTTTCAAGGTGCATATAAAAAAGGAGACTGGACTATTTCCGGTAGCTTTGCTGTTGTAGGTGGTGGCGGTAAGGCATCGTTTGATGATGGTTTGGGTATGTTCGATTCAATGGTGATGGGACAAGTCCATACTATTTCGGGTGGTCAAATCACTCCCAATATGTATTCTATCAATAGTGCAATGGATGGAAGCCAGTTTATTTATGGTGTGCAATTGGGGTTGTCGTATCAAGTTAATGATTGGTTAGGTGTGTTTGCCGGTGGACGTATGAATTATTTTACCGGTGGGTATGAAGGATTTCTGACTGCAACAGCACACAGTAATATTCCTACTTATGGTGGCATGGAATTGGTTGGTATCGATTTAGACTGCGACCAGACCGGCTGGGGATTGACCCCTATCTTGGGAGCTGATGTGAAGTTGGGCAAATGGAATATTGGGTTGAAGTACGAGTTTATGACAAGTCTTAATCTCGAAAATAAAACCAAAAAAGCTGAAGTGCGTGCAATGGGAACTGCTATGGGAGATGAAGGGAATCCTTTGGCTGACTATAAGGATGGTGTGAATACTCCGAGTGATATCCCTGCATTATTGACTGCAGCTGTTGGTTATGAATTCCTTCCTACGCTTCGTGCAACGCTGGAATATCACCATTTTTTTGATAAAGCGGCAGGGATGGCCAATGATAAGCAGAAAGCGTTGAAGCATGGCACACATGAAATTTTGATTGGTGCAGAATGGGATATAGCTAAACAGCTGACCATCAGTGGTGGTTATCAGCGTACAGATTATGGCTTGGCTGATGATTTTCAGAGTGATATAAGTTTTTCATGTGACTCTTATTCACTGGGGTTTGGTGCTGCCATCAAAATGACAAAGCATTTGACTATGAATATAGCCTATTTTTGGACAAACTATGATGATTATACAAAGAAGATAAGTGAAACCACCAAGAATGTTTATAGCCGTACTAATAAAGTGTTTGGTCTTGGTGTTGACTATAAGTTCTGA
- a CDS encoding queuosine precursor transporter, with product MKQKVSVPFMLLGILFNVCLIAANLLETKVIQVFGITVTAGLLVFPISYIINDCIAEVWGFRKARLIIWSGFAMNFFVVMLGLIAVALPAAPFWDGAAHFNFVFGMAPRIVIASLTAFLVGSFLNAYVMSRMKLASNGRNFSARAIWSTVVGETADSLIFFPVAFGGIIAWRELLVMMCIQILLKSMYEVLILPVTIRVVKAIKRIDGSDVYDEGISYKVWKIGDI from the coding sequence ATGAAACAAAAAGTATCTGTACCTTTTATGTTGCTGGGCATTCTGTTCAATGTATGCTTGATTGCAGCCAATCTTCTTGAGACTAAAGTTATCCAGGTTTTTGGTATTACCGTAACAGCCGGATTGCTGGTCTTCCCGATTTCTTATATTATCAACGATTGCATAGCCGAGGTTTGGGGCTTTCGTAAAGCCCGCCTGATTATCTGGAGCGGTTTTGCCATGAACTTTTTTGTGGTAATGCTGGGACTGATAGCCGTGGCGTTGCCTGCCGCCCCTTTCTGGGATGGTGCCGCGCATTTCAATTTCGTTTTTGGAATGGCGCCCCGTATTGTCATAGCCAGTCTGACGGCATTCTTGGTGGGCTCTTTTCTGAATGCCTACGTAATGAGCCGCATGAAACTGGCAAGCAACGGGCGTAATTTCTCCGCACGTGCCATTTGGTCGACGGTGGTTGGTGAGACGGCAGACTCGTTGATTTTCTTTCCGGTGGCGTTCGGAGGAATCATTGCATGGCGGGAGTTGCTGGTGATGATGTGTATCCAGATTCTGCTGAAGTCCATGTACGAGGTATTGATACTGCCTGTGACTATCCGTGTGGTAAAAGCTATTAAGCGGATAGACGGTAGTGATGTCTATGATGAAGGCATCTCCTATAAAGTATGGAAAATAGGCGATATTTAA
- the eno gene encoding phosphopyruvate hydratase: MKIEKIVAREILDSRGNPTVEVDVILECGVMGRAAVPSGASTGEHEALELRDGDKQRYGGKGTLKAVENVNKIIAPALIGWSSLEQRTIDHKMLELDGTPTKSKLGANAILGVSLAVAKAAANYLDIPLYRYIGGVNTYVMPVPMMNIINGGSHSDAPIAFQEFMIRPVGASSFREGLRMGAEVFHALKKVLHDRGLSTAVGDEGGFAPALAGTEDALDSIMSAIKAAGYEPGKDVKIGMDCASSEFFKNGIYDYSIFEGENGKKRTADEQIAYLEDLINNYPIDSIEDGMSENDWEGWKKLTERIGNRCQLVGDDLFVTNVEFLEKGIAMGCANSILIKVNQIGSLSETLDAIEMAHRHGYTTVTSHRSGETEDATIADIAVATNSGQIKTGSLSRSDRMAKYNQLLRIEEELGNLAVYGYKRIK, encoded by the coding sequence ATGAAAATTGAAAAGATTGTAGCCCGTGAAATCCTTGATTCACGCGGCAATCCCACAGTAGAAGTGGACGTTATTCTGGAATGTGGTGTTATGGGACGCGCAGCAGTGCCTTCCGGTGCTTCTACCGGCGAGCACGAAGCGCTGGAACTTCGCGATGGCGACAAGCAACGCTACGGTGGTAAAGGTACACTAAAAGCAGTAGAAAACGTCAACAAGATAATCGCACCGGCACTGATTGGCTGGTCGTCACTGGAACAGCGTACCATCGACCACAAGATGCTTGAGTTGGACGGCACGCCTACCAAATCCAAGCTGGGTGCCAACGCCATTCTGGGTGTCTCACTGGCAGTAGCCAAAGCCGCCGCCAATTATCTCGATATACCTTTATACAGATATATCGGTGGAGTAAATACCTACGTAATGCCGGTCCCGATGATGAATATCATCAATGGAGGTTCACACAGCGACGCTCCTATCGCTTTCCAAGAATTTATGATTCGGCCGGTAGGCGCCTCTTCCTTCCGTGAAGGCCTGCGCATGGGAGCCGAAGTATTCCACGCCTTGAAAAAAGTGTTGCACGACCGCGGCCTCAGCACTGCTGTAGGCGACGAAGGCGGTTTTGCACCGGCACTGGCAGGAACAGAAGATGCGCTGGACTCCATCATGAGCGCCATCAAGGCTGCCGGCTACGAACCGGGCAAGGATGTGAAAATCGGTATGGACTGTGCCTCATCCGAGTTCTTTAAGAACGGTATCTATGACTACTCCATCTTTGAAGGCGAAAATGGTAAAAAACGTACTGCCGACGAACAAATAGCTTACTTGGAAGATTTGATTAATAACTACCCGATTGACTCCATCGAGGATGGCATGAGCGAAAACGACTGGGAAGGCTGGAAGAAGTTGACCGAACGCATCGGCAACCGTTGCCAGCTGGTTGGCGACGACCTGTTCGTGACTAACGTGGAATTCCTTGAAAAAGGTATTGCCATGGGCTGCGCCAATTCCATCCTTATCAAAGTCAATCAAATCGGTTCACTCAGTGAAACGCTGGATGCTATCGAAATGGCACACCGCCACGGTTATACCACAGTGACTTCTCACCGTTCCGGCGAAACCGAGGACGCCACCATTGCAGACATTGCCGTTGCCACCAACAGCGGACAAATCAAGACCGGTTCTCTGAGCCGCTCCGACCGCATGGCGAAGTACAACCAACTATTGCGCATCGAAGAAGAACTGGGTAACCTTGCTGTCTATGGCTACAAAAGAATAAAATAA
- the queC gene encoding 7-cyano-7-deazaguanine synthase QueC, translated as MNRDTALVVFSGGQDSTTCLFWAKREFKKVYALSFLYGQKHQKEVDLARAIARKAGVEFEVMDVSFIGRLGHNSLTDAGMEMDQEKPADSFPNTFVPGRNLFFLSIAAVYARERGINHIVTGVSQTDFSGYPDCRDAFIKSLNVTLNLAMDEQFVLHTPLMWIDKAETWALADELGVLELIRHETLTCYNGIPGDGCGHCPACTLRREGLEKFLASTK; from the coding sequence ATGAATAGGGACACTGCTTTGGTGGTATTCAGTGGCGGGCAGGACTCGACCACTTGCCTCTTTTGGGCAAAACGTGAATTTAAGAAAGTGTATGCGCTGAGTTTTCTGTATGGACAGAAACATCAGAAGGAAGTGGACTTGGCGAGGGCCATTGCCCGTAAGGCAGGTGTGGAGTTCGAAGTAATGGATGTTTCCTTTATCGGCCGGCTGGGACATAACTCATTGACAGATGCCGGCATGGAGATGGACCAGGAGAAGCCGGCAGACAGCTTTCCGAATACTTTTGTGCCGGGACGCAATCTGTTTTTCCTGAGTATAGCCGCCGTTTACGCCCGCGAGCGGGGGATTAATCATATTGTGACGGGGGTGTCGCAGACCGATTTCAGCGGTTATCCCGATTGCCGGGATGCTTTCATCAAGTCGCTTAACGTGACGCTGAACCTGGCTATGGACGAGCAATTCGTACTGCACACACCACTGATGTGGATTGACAAAGCGGAGACCTGGGCGCTGGCAGACGAGCTTGGAGTGCTCGAACTTATACGTCACGAAACGCTGACTTGTTATAACGGTATCCCGGGAGATGGTTGTGGACACTGCCCGGCATGCACGTTGCGCAGAGAAGGATTGGAAAAGTTTTTGGCTTCTACTAAATGA
- a CDS encoding SusC/RagA family TonB-linked outer membrane protein yields the protein MNENRKRGTSNNKILTAIAIASLFIGSSKIMAIETYSENSFGVTEQMQAQTARGIVVDQNGEPIIGASILEKGTTNGVTTDLYGKFSLNVKRGATLVISYIGYKTQEAKADANMKITLTEDSELLDEVVVVGYGVQKKKLVTGATVQVKGEDIAKLNTVDALGALQSQSPSVNITQNNGFLGSGFKVNIRGIGTTGTFSPLYVVDGVANGSIDGLNPSDIESLDVLKDAASAAIYGARAANGVILITTKRGKTGVAEVSYDGYVGVQNLYKIPTILNAQEYMMMQDEGRVMDGLSPYNWATYIPERDLQAIQNGTWKGTNWLKEVLNEDALVQNHAVNITGGTDRSRYAIGISYTNQEATMGVPGEFPEMNRYNFRVNSDHVVMKKGNLDFLKVGETINYKYSQTQGSFGTGGIYWNGVHNMLIMSPLMHPYNSDGGYYLYADQEKDNYKWDISNGANKNPIAYLDYYMNQNLSKSHYMQSSFYAELQPIKNLRIKSQFGYIMGASSYRSYLPRFDYLSASLNNAEDKVTQSMSMYNRWSWDNTANYIFNIDDHNIDVLVGQSIEKWGMGEEMSGSAIGSNFYDFKHAYLSNVPLTANSVSSLTGKPNGEGSIASFFGRVNYNYQEKYMASVIMRADGSSTFARGHRWGYFPSVSAGWVISNESFMSGIKWLDFLKLRASWGQNGNCNVSTFQYLSLITSNNGYGGYTFGDSMDLISTGSYAYRLTNPDLTWETQEQLNFGIDARFLNNRLGFEFDWYNKNTRDWLVTAPVLSSFGANAVSVNGGNVKNTGIEVGLHWNDNIGKDFQYGANLTLAHNKNEVTKIANKDGIIHGSGSVLWEGAEECFRAEVGKPIGYFYGYKSNGIFQNQEQIDNYKGPKLNGDKTQPGDVIWADTDNSGTLDANDRTMIGNPNPDLTMGLSLNASWKAIDFSITTYGAFGQQILKCYRDFSSSPLNNYTAEIFQRWHGEGTSNKFPRLSSASSSNWNRVSDIYIEDGDYLKIKNITVGFDFKKAFKKLPVQQLRLYLTAQNLFTFTGYSGMDPEIGYGGDDYGWASGIDLGYYPSARTYMIGLNVKF from the coding sequence ATGAATGAAAATCGTAAACGAGGAACATCGAACAACAAAATCCTCACAGCAATTGCCATCGCCTCCCTATTTATAGGAAGCAGCAAAATCATGGCAATAGAGACCTACTCGGAAAATTCATTCGGAGTGACAGAACAGATGCAGGCACAAACAGCCCGCGGTATTGTTGTCGACCAGAATGGAGAGCCTATCATCGGAGCAAGTATCTTGGAAAAAGGTACTACCAATGGAGTTACCACCGACTTATACGGTAAATTCTCGCTAAACGTAAAAAGAGGTGCCACCCTGGTCATTTCCTACATCGGTTATAAGACGCAGGAAGCCAAAGCAGATGCCAACATGAAAATCACCCTTACAGAAGATTCCGAACTACTGGATGAAGTAGTTGTTGTCGGTTACGGTGTACAGAAAAAGAAACTTGTCACCGGCGCCACTGTACAAGTGAAAGGAGAAGACATAGCCAAGCTGAACACTGTGGATGCCCTGGGCGCTTTGCAGAGCCAGTCACCGAGTGTCAACATCACGCAAAACAACGGCTTCCTGGGTTCGGGCTTTAAGGTGAATATCCGCGGTATCGGTACTACCGGAACCTTCTCCCCGCTTTATGTGGTAGATGGAGTTGCCAACGGTAGCATCGACGGGCTGAACCCGAGTGACATTGAATCTTTGGACGTCTTGAAGGATGCCGCTTCCGCCGCCATCTATGGTGCGCGTGCTGCCAACGGCGTTATCCTGATTACCACCAAACGAGGTAAAACCGGCGTTGCCGAAGTCAGTTACGATGGCTATGTCGGTGTGCAGAACCTCTACAAAATCCCTACTATCCTCAATGCCCAAGAGTACATGATGATGCAGGATGAAGGCCGTGTAATGGACGGATTGAGTCCGTACAACTGGGCGACCTATATTCCGGAAAGGGATTTGCAGGCCATACAGAACGGAACATGGAAAGGGACAAACTGGCTGAAGGAAGTGCTGAATGAAGATGCATTGGTACAGAACCACGCAGTCAACATCACCGGAGGAACAGACCGTTCCAGATATGCCATAGGTATTTCATACACCAACCAAGAAGCCACCATGGGAGTTCCCGGCGAATTTCCAGAAATGAACCGCTACAACTTCCGCGTCAACTCGGACCACGTAGTCATGAAAAAAGGCAATCTTGACTTCCTGAAAGTAGGCGAAACCATCAACTACAAATATTCGCAAACGCAAGGTTCATTCGGAACCGGCGGCATTTATTGGAACGGAGTGCACAATATGCTCATCATGAGCCCGTTGATGCACCCTTACAATTCAGACGGGGGCTACTACCTCTATGCAGACCAGGAAAAGGATAACTACAAATGGGATATCTCCAACGGAGCCAATAAAAACCCGATAGCTTATCTGGACTACTATATGAACCAGAACCTAAGCAAGTCCCATTACATGCAGAGCAGCTTCTATGCAGAACTGCAACCCATCAAGAACCTGCGTATCAAGAGCCAGTTCGGTTACATCATGGGAGCCTCCAGTTATCGTTCCTATTTGCCGAGATTCGATTATCTGAGTGCGTCACTCAACAACGCAGAAGACAAGGTTACCCAATCCATGTCTATGTATAACCGTTGGTCATGGGACAATACAGCCAACTACATCTTCAATATCGATGACCACAACATCGACGTCCTGGTAGGTCAGAGTATTGAAAAATGGGGTATGGGAGAAGAAATGAGCGGTTCAGCCATAGGCTCAAACTTCTATGATTTCAAGCACGCTTATTTGTCCAATGTTCCATTGACCGCCAACAGTGTGTCCTCCTTGACTGGCAAGCCTAACGGGGAAGGTTCCATCGCCTCCTTCTTCGGACGTGTCAACTACAACTATCAGGAGAAATACATGGCTTCTGTCATCATGCGTGCGGACGGTTCCTCCACTTTTGCCCGCGGACACCGCTGGGGATACTTCCCTTCAGTATCCGCAGGATGGGTTATCAGCAACGAGTCCTTCATGTCAGGAATCAAATGGCTGGACTTCTTAAAGCTACGCGCTTCCTGGGGGCAAAACGGTAACTGTAATGTATCTACTTTCCAATATCTTTCACTGATAACTTCCAACAACGGATATGGCGGTTATACGTTCGGCGACTCCATGGACCTCATCAGTACCGGTTCATACGCCTACCGACTGACCAACCCGGACCTTACCTGGGAAACACAGGAGCAATTGAATTTCGGTATCGATGCACGCTTCTTGAACAACCGCCTGGGCTTTGAATTCGACTGGTATAACAAAAATACCAGAGACTGGCTGGTTACGGCTCCGGTACTCTCTTCCTTCGGTGCCAATGCAGTGTCCGTCAATGGCGGTAATGTAAAAAACACGGGTATTGAAGTAGGACTCCACTGGAACGACAACATCGGAAAGGATTTCCAATATGGAGCCAACCTGACCCTTGCTCACAACAAGAATGAAGTGACCAAGATTGCCAACAAAGACGGAATCATCCACGGTAGCGGCAGCGTTCTGTGGGAAGGAGCCGAAGAGTGCTTCCGTGCTGAAGTAGGCAAACCCATCGGCTACTTCTACGGCTACAAGAGTAACGGCATATTCCAGAACCAGGAACAGATAGACAACTACAAAGGTCCGAAACTGAACGGCGACAAGACACAGCCGGGTGACGTAATCTGGGCAGACACCGACAATAGCGGTACGCTCGATGCCAATGACCGTACTATGATAGGTAACCCGAATCCCGACCTGACAATGGGACTTTCCCTGAATGCCAGCTGGAAGGCCATTGACTTCTCAATCACTACTTACGGCGCATTCGGCCAGCAGATTCTGAAGTGTTATCGTGACTTCTCCTCCTCACCCTTGAATAACTATACAGCAGAGATATTCCAACGCTGGCACGGCGAAGGTACGTCCAACAAGTTCCCGAGACTGTCCAGCGCTTCCAGCTCCAACTGGAACAGAGTATCAGACATTTACATCGAAGATGGAGACTATCTCAAGATAAAGAACATCACTGTGGGATTCGACTTCAAGAAAGCATTCAAGAAGTTACCGGTACAACAGCTGCGCCTGTATCTGACCGCACAGAACCTCTTTACCTTCACCGGCTATTCCGGTATGGACCCGGAAATCGGTTACGGTGGCGACGATTATGGTTGGGCATCAGGCATCGACCTGGGCTACTACCCCAGTGCACGTACCTATATGATAGGCTTAAATGTAAAATTCTAA